The Acidimicrobiales bacterium genomic sequence CGGCCACGGCGTCGTCCACCGTGGTGACCGCCTCACCGGGCGAGACGGGGATGTCGTAGGAAGCGAAGAACTGCTTCCCCTGGTACTCGTACAGGTCCACTAGGCGTGTGCCTCCATGTTTCGCTCACGCGCCTCGAGGGCGGTCGTGAGCCAGTCGGTGATGGTGTCGATCGAGGTGCCGGGGCTGAAGACCGCGGCCACGCCGGCCGCTTCGAGGGCCGGCACGTCGGCGTCGGGGATGATCCCGCCGCCGAACACGAGGGCATCCTCGCGCCCCTGGGCCCGTAGCTCGGCGATGACGCGGGGGAACAGCGTGAGGTGGGCGCCGGAGAGCACCGAGAGGCCGACGGCGTCGGCGTCCTCCTGCACGACGGCGGCGGCCACCTGCTCGGGGGTCTGGAAGAGGCCGGTGTAGATGACCTCGAACCCGGCGTCGCGGAGCGCCCGGGCGATGACCTTCACGCCGCGGTCGTGACCGTCGAGGCCGGTCTTGGCCACGACGACCCGGTAGCGGTGCTCCACGACGGCCGATAGTAAGAGGGTGTGACCAAGGGCACCAAAGCCGTCGTGATCGCCGTCGTGGCCGTCGTGGCCGGCCTGGGCGTCGGGTGGCTGGTGCTCCAGCTCGCCTCGTCCGGGCAGGCCGACATCAACCTCGGCGAGGACGAGTTCAACGCCGGCTTCACCGAGGTGCTCGCCGACGCCATCGACGAGGGCGACGGGCAGCCGCTGATCTTCAGCGACGTGTCCGGCGGCGACCGCGACATCTACGTCCAGCACCTCGGCACGGACGACGACGAGGGCTGGACCGCGTTCG encodes the following:
- a CDS encoding cobalamin B12-binding domain-containing protein, which codes for MEHRYRVVVAKTGLDGHDRGVKVIARALRDAGFEVIYTGLFQTPEQVAAAVVQEDADAVGLSVLSGAHLTLFPRVIAELRAQGREDALVFGGGIIPDADVPALEAAGVAAVFSPGTSIDTITDWLTTALEARERNMEAHA